The Fusobacterium sp. JB019 genome includes a window with the following:
- a CDS encoding DUF448 domain-containing protein: MTKISERTCIICRKKYTKDKLFRIVEKGSKYSFDEKMKAQQRGKYVCKSQECIKRLSKHKKIKMEIDDLLKMLNLLKKDTKDYLKVLKAMKNSQELVFGINMILEEIDKIHFMIIAEDISEKNDNKLIKKANEKNISYVHYGSKIQLGEIFNKEEVNVIAVKNKKVARGLIE; encoded by the coding sequence ATGACTAAGATTTCTGAAAGAACATGTATAATCTGTAGGAAAAAATATACTAAAGATAAATTGTTTAGGATTGTTGAAAAAGGCTCTAAATATTCCTTTGATGAGAAAATGAAGGCTCAACAAAGAGGGAAATATGTATGCAAATCTCAAGAATGTATAAAAAGATTATCAAAACATAAGAAAATAAAAATGGAAATAGATGACTTACTAAAAATGTTAAACTTATTAAAAAAAGATACCAAGGATTATCTTAAAGTTTTGAAAGCAATGAAAAATTCTCAAGAATTAGTTTTTGGAATAAATATGATTTTAGAAGAGATAGATAAAATTCATTTTATGATAATAGCTGAAGATATAAGCGAAAAAAATGATAATAAATTAATAAAAAAAGCAAATGAAAAAAACATTAGTTATGTTCATTATGGAAGTAAAATTCAGTTAGGAGAAATATTCAACAAAGAAGAAGTAAATGTGATTGCTGTTAAAAATAAGAAGGTGGCCCGAGGACTTATAGAATAA